The following is a genomic window from Mauremys mutica isolate MM-2020 ecotype Southern chromosome 4, ASM2049712v1, whole genome shotgun sequence.
TCCTtcccaaaaataaacaaataaaaccaaTCGCCATACTGGGATTAAACTGCATGATgccaattaaatattttttattaatatattgTACTTCAAGTTGACAGTGTCTCGTAATTTTaggaattaatttttaaaatttccgATTTCTGAGAGAGCAGTAAAATAACCCATACTATTTAGTATCatagaggtagccgtgttagtctggatctgtaaaagcagcaaagagtcctgtggtaccttatagactaacagacgttttggagcatgagcatgcgtccgacgaagtgggtattcacccacgaaagctcatactccaaaacgtctgttagtctataaggtgccacaggactctttgctgccatactatttaaattctttttttttaaatagtgtgtgtgtgtgggggggtgattgtttgtttgtttttgttcctcTGATGTTAATGAGGGtcttttaattaagaaaaaaaccAACTACAGGGTCTGGTGGCACACAGAAAACCATGAAGATGACTCTCTACAAAATGCTGTCAAATGATCAAAGCAAACAACTGAAAATGTAGAGAAACATTTTTGATAACTTCTTTGAGTTTTGGTACTCTTCTATTTGTAACTGGAGAGTAGGTAAAGTATTTTCAGACAGAAGTATGATTTTTGCCCAAGTTGATTGTAACCTTCATATAGAGAGAGTTCTTTGGGCACTAAAGGGGCATTTTCCAagaagaatttatttatttaggactCTTAATCCTTTAGAACTGAAAGCACAGAGAGTAGAAAGGCTTCTGACTAGAAAAGCCAGTTGTGTTTTCATGGGAAGTCTCCTGCCTGTTTGAGAGTAATCTGTATGATTCTAGAGGATTGTTGTTCTCCAGAGAATGAAAGAAGGGAACCTGGACATATTGAGGATAGGAAAAAAATTGTGGGGCCTGAAGAAGGGGTAAAAGTGGAGGGATGCAATCTTATACTCAATTCAACACAATCAGAGAATCCAGAACAAGACAAAAAGAAAGTAGTCACCTCCAACCTCAGACGAAGACTGCTTTACCCTAGAAATTCCTCTTCTTATATGTATTAGAGTAGTACTTAGAGGTCTCAGCCACGATTGGGGCtctattgtacaaacacatagtaagaaacagtccctgccctgaaaaccttacagtctaaacagacaagctGGACAAATGGTGAGAGAGTAAATAGAGAGAGATAGGTGAAGAGCCAGGAAATAGAACTCAGGTTTCCTGAATCCTAGTCCAGTACCCTATTCAGTACTGCTTTCTATTAAAACACTTTGTTTCCCAGTTAACTGCATGGAAGAGGACAAAGAGCATCTTAGACTTCTAGTGATGTCCAGACAAAGATCCTGTCAGTTTTCTAGGGGAATTAATAAACCTGTGGCACATAGTTGTGGTGGAATACCCAAGTTCATTATCATCAGTTACCTTAACTTCAACATAGATAATACAAAGAATGTCTTAACATCCAATTGACTATCTTGCTTAGAAACCCTGGGTTTCAGAAAAGTCATCTCCAAACTCATGCACTCAGCTGGATGCATGCTGGATCTGATGTTCAGCATAAGTGAGGACATTGGAGACATCACAAACATTTCACTCTCTTGGTCTGATCACATCCATGTCCAGGCAAAGATCAGAGCATTCACTCTACAATATCTTATAAAGATAGGTGCACTACCACAGCTGATTCACCAGTGAAAACTTTTAAATCCATGAAATTGTCAGCATGTCCTTGAACGAAAAACCACAAGGCTAAGAGACCAGCAAGTCAGTAAAGCAATATAATCATCTGATGATCAACACCATCAGTGCTTTGAATCCAAGCCTCTACTCCCCATGCATAGAATGAGATCACTGTGGCTTGCTGACAAACTTCAAGCAGATGAAGTGTGCTGGCAGAAGACTGGGATATTAATGATGCAAAATTTTACACCCCAAGCATTTCCTCTTCCCATATTTTCAAAAAAGCATCCAAAAACAAGAGGTAATCCCCAAGGTAGAATTTGGTCTCATCCTATTCAATTATGTTTAACAAGCCCGAAGAAAAATTCAAGCTGTGAAACAGATCCATGCCCTTACTGTTCATCATGTATATGAGACCACTTGGAGAgatgattctcaaactttttcctGTGGCCCATGTGTAAATCACACAGTTCTGGCTTCTCTTTTTGTTATGCTTTCTTATCCAGGCAAAGGCCTAGATGCTTGTAAAAACCAGCTGAAATCAACCAGGAGAAGCCAGCATAGCTGCCTCCAGTGAGGGTTTCTGCCAAGAGAGGAACCAGAAGAGACTGGAGCTGTCTGCCAGTCAATGGGAGAAGAAACCTCCAACTAAGGAACAAtgacctgaggaacaaggagtcAAAGGGAGAAAGGGAGCAGAACACATGGAAGACACAGATAAAATGAAGTGCAAAAAGACTGAGAGGCTGTCATCCTATCTTTAATTTCTGTAAAATCATGTAATAGAGTCTGTTTTAAAAATTCATATAAacatatataatgtgtgtgtatatatgtgtgtgtgcgtatAAAAAATAACTTTTGCTCCCCTGTTGCTTAAAGCAGTCCaagagcaacacacacacacacacacacacacacacacacacacacacacacacacacacacacacacacacacacacacacacacacacacacacacacacacacacacacacacacacacacactttggccCAAATAGGAATCCGTTTCAGGATGATTAGGGGATGGAGTAAACCAGTGACAACACTGTTCCTCTTTTGTCAATTGTTAAAAAGTCAAATCTTCAATTGTTCCCGGTGGATATAAATTAGCCTAAAAAGAAAATGGggatttccctccccctcctaaaacaaataaataaactaaTACTGTTTGAGGATAAATTACCAGGTGTAGCATAAAATAGCTGGCTTGGTTTCTCTCAAATTCTCTCACTAGAAAATCAGAGAAAAAAATGCAAAGAACATTGATACAAaatagaaattttaaaatatctaaaatCTTTTAATGCAATATTAAGATTATATGCATTTCTTAACTGTTTAAAAAAGTTATATTACCGTAAGTTATTACAGTAGTCTTAAATTACACATACTGTACATAAAATTTAGAATCCAATTTTGCCCACATATAAATCCATACAACTCCTGTTGAAAAAAATGGACTTTTTTATTGAAAGGcctttgtatattacagtaaagATTGCTGGCTAACCTTAATATTAGATTAATTTAAGTAATCACCACTCTACAGATTTTATTATGTAAGCTCTTGCCTGTGCAGTTTTGGAATTACAGAATTATGAAAGTCCACAGTGGAATAGCAATGCAAAACTACATGTATGAACTAACATTGATATTATGTATTTATGTTCTTCTGTAGTCTTAAATATTATAACAACACTAAAGGTAGCAGAAATTTTGTATTGCACAAATGCAAAACTTATTTTCCATTTTTCCTGGAAAATTGTCTGGAAACTAGTCTTCAGTGAATAAGTTCTAGCTTCCTGAAACGTTTCAACTTTTAAAGTTCTGTTGCACAGGTGTTATTTATGcgtctttttattttaaatagtctGCATCTTTTTATAACAGAAAAGATACATATCTTTATTCAAAAATGGGTGAATACTTTTGTTCAAACTTTTCAATAAAAATCCATTGTTGCTAAAAATCTTCTATATTATTAGCAATGATTTAGGCTCTAATTTGCAAGTTGCTCTGGGTGGGCAGACCCAGTCACCCACTTGTTTCATTGGGGTGTCATAGAGATCCGTGAACATATCATAATTTGCAGGATGAGGGCCTTCAAATGTTCTGTCTGTGTTTTTATATTTGACTGAACCTCAACCCTGACTATATCCATCTTCCATAGTTCTTTATAATACTCCCTCTCGGAGCAGCAGCGGAATTTCTGTGTTTGGctaattagaaaagacaaagtaTAGCTCAGACAATAAATatcaggaagtgtgtgtgtgttgttttatgGGCAGAGTAAGATGAGTAATGCTAATGAATTTCTGTTTCTTTATTACAGGCATTACCCCACTGTTGAAAAACGAGCAAAAGCCTTCAATGGAGCAAGCTATGTGACCGTACCAGAGGacagtgtttttcttaaagcattGCTTTTTGAACTGAAGCTGACAGATCCAGACAAGAACTTTGTGGAATATCGAGATAACTGTTCTCGAATCAACAAGACTTCAGTGTATGCGCTTCCAACAGGAGGAGGGGACCTCTGGCCTGTCCTTGCCTTTCAGAAGAGTGGTTTGATATATGTTTGTCTTCCCCTAGTTGAGCAATCCTTGAAGCCACGCCCACCCCTTATTAGCATTAGCGGAATCTCACAAGCCTTCGCTCTCTTGTCAGGATTGCTGGTCTTCATTAACTCCAGTCAGAAGAATGAAGCTGAGATGAGTGCAAAAGTGGGCCAACTTCCAAGTTTGCTCATGCAGGCCTGTCCACTTGGCACCCCATTAGATACAGACTTGAATGGCTTATTAGATAACAGTCATGTTTCTACAAACCACATGCAGAAACAACCAGTTTGGAGAATTAGCACATACAAAGGCAAACCTCAGGTTAATGTTTGCATCACTGAAAAAGTCAAGTCCATGCAATATGACAAAAGGGATGTTGCAGATATGTGGCAGGTTTATGGAACTGTGACTTGTAAGGTGAGGATATTTCTGGTACAAATCTGACTGACCTGTTTAGCATATGAACGCACTAGGAAAAGTAAAAATTCAGTTCATTTTACCTTGGCATATGGGGCAATCGAACTAAATAGCTTTTATGCCTAAATGTATACCAGAGGGTATTTATTAGATTAATGAGCTAAATCAGAATAAAAATGTTGCTTTACTGTTGTTTTCTTGAATTCATCACACATTTTTTTCACTAGCTATTTATGGGAAGTAAAACCAACACTCCTCTCAAGCATCATCCAGATCCAAAGTATTTTACAATGttcttattattttaaatgaaatagtAAGTGTTTGCCTTTAAGGACAGGGAATGGGAAATAACAATTACAGTGCCAAATTTACCCCAGCCATCTAATAAAGGTTTAGTAATgatcaacaaaaaacaaaattcttAAATGAGAATGTTACAAATGTCTTTGcattagcattttttaaattgcttggtGGGTTTCTAGTAAATGAAAGTTTAATTTTATATCTTGCTTTCTTCTATTAAAACAAAATCATGCATCCACACATGCTGTTTATACAGTAATTCCTAATCTTGCTAAATCTAAGGACATAGATTCTTATGAAAGAAAACAGCTTTATGCTTGTTTTAAATAGCTTCTGTATGTGTTTCAggtgtttatttttattagtaaAAATGAGGAAGCATGTTGGTTAAGTagattaataataattttatgaAACATGCTAATATTTGTATCTTTAATAGTGAATCCAGTAGCTGTATCAAATGATTTAAAGTTCCTCTTCTTTGTCATAAATTGCGCTAGAGAAGTGTGTGACATTATTATAACTAACCACTTTTTTAGCTGCTACTGTTTGATAAGGAGAAAAGAAATTCTGATAAAGTGCATCATGGTAATTTAATTATTAGCAGTAAGTGTCAACATGCTCATCTCATAGGGAAGCTGACCAAAGTATACTGCTCTTGAAGACACTGGGGTTTTTCCCACCAGTTGTGCGGGTGGGGATTATCTTGGTGGAGAGATTCTTGCTCTCAATAGGGCAGGTTTCTGGGTCACTTCGCAGAGTAGATAGCCAGTCATAAAAAGAAAGTATTGGCATAATCACGCATTGCTGAGCTGGCACACCAAGTGACTAGACAGTGGATAGCACTGCAGGCCATCAGTACAAGAGAGCTGACATGGTATCTCAGTGGACATTAATAGCATGTTTGAATCTATTAAACCGATGATGTATGAATAACTGAATTAATTGGACAGACAATTATTGAATATGTCTATCAAATTCTTAATGTATCTGTTACTGCATGTGCTTGGTTCATTTGCATCTTTTGCCAAGGAGTGCTTATTAATTAAGACTGTTCTATAAAAGAGTCTGTGTTAATACTCCTTAGGATATCAGAAGGTTAAAAATTGGGGAAAAGACGTGGGTTTGAAAGTATATCTGTCAACCTTCACATGCTAGCCCATTTAAAATTCTTTAGTGggattgtttattttttgttttattttcaaatgtcTAGTTCTGATTTTAGAAATATTATTGAGTAATTTCCTGACATTTTGtgttccaagtgtgatttggaaGGAGCTACATCAAATGTGACTGTCAGCTTGAACCTCCCTGCCAATGGCTCTCCACTCCAGGATATCCTGGTGCATCCCTGTGTGACTTCTCTTGACTCTGCAATTCTTACTTCCTGTAGCGTTGATGTCATGGATGATTCTGCATTTAGCGGGCCatacaaacttcctttcactcCTCCTCCTGACTTATTCAATTTGTGCTACTATACATCCCAGGTAACTACATTCCCTGATGCATATAACTTACCACTCTTTCAAGTGGGTGAggaggtgggagaggggagagaatctATATTTTTGAGTAAGTTTAAGTGAGCTTCCTCAGGGATTAGCGAACTTTACTCTGACACAATAGAGCAAAGATAAGATGCCAATAACTGTTCCTATCACACCACAAAGCTACGTAGCATAAGTGATCTGAGGAGCCTGGCTTGCAGGttcattaaaaatatatagttCTCAACATAAATTAATCAACTATTAAGTTACTTACTATTATTAAAGAGCATAACTAACTTCTTGAAGGTATTGCTGAATTATTCCTAAAATTAATGTACTCTCTTCAGGTGCCTGTACCACCAATTTTGGGATTTTACCAGCTGAAGGAAGAAGAATTGCAATTAAAATTAACAGTTAATTTAAAACTTCATGAAAGTGTAAAAAATGCTTTTGAGTACTGTGAAGCTCGTATACCTTTCTTTAACAGGTAAGAGTAAAGAAATCCTAAATAATTTTCTTCACCTCCCTAATAGTCTTCTTAGAATGGGAATCGCATGGATCAACATATCAGGATTAGTTCCCCCTCAAGTTTATGCCCAAGGCTGTTGTAATTGAGACTAAGAAATCATCTAAGATGTATTCAGACTCAAATGAGATACTCAGGATATTCACCTGGATCCTGATTCGGGAGGCCTTTTTTTTTATCAGTGGTACCAACAGTCAGGACAGATGCTTTCTCCAACCAGATTTATGCTACTACTCTTAAAGGATAACTTGGATCACTTTTATTGAATATCCTATTTCCCTCTACCATTCTTTGTGCCAAATTCAGCCACCACCCACCGAGTGGAGTAAGTCTTGAGGTTGCTTCCGAACCAGGATCTCCCAGTTGTAGAGACTTCTGATCATAGTCAAAAATCAGCTTATCCAAATatagttatttaaaattaaaacttgttttattaaGCCTATCTGACAATTGCTATGAGTATATTGTCATATAATTATCATTAAATTATAACAATGAAATTCTACAAAGCTGCTGACATTGATCATAGCAGTGATAAAATGCTGTCAGTGAAATAAAGTCACCAAAAGCTCTACTGCAGTTAATACGTTAAAACAGTAATGATCCCCCTTGGCTGTAATTTCTTTCCACAAGATAGCAGTATGTTCAGTTCAGTGTGATTTGGCTGTGTACACATAAATAGTGGCATTCATTTTAATACATTTGTTGCTTTATTCTATAAAATACCTGTCAATAAATAGTTGTATGGTGTTCGTTCCAATGACATTTTACTCCCTTTTCTACAATAGGGGTCCAGTCGCTCATTTGGAGTACAAAGTTAGTTATGGCCAGCTAGATGTATCTCGAGAGAAAAGCTTATTGGTTTGGGTCATAGGTAAGCTGAATAAAATACATCAATTTTTTTTCTAGTCATTTTTGTGTACACTTGTTTATCTAGAATTTTACTGAGGCTGTTTTTGTTTCTAGGACAAAAGTTTCCCAAATCGTTAGAAATTTCTCTTACTGGAACTGTGACTTTTGGTTCTATGAGCAAAGAGCAACCAGTTGATCCAATTTGCAGTGGGAGCACTGCGTATGTAAAAGTGAGTTGTAGTCTGTATGAGAATTAGTAATCACTTTTTATTAACTACAATTGGCTATGaaactacattgatttacatcaCACATAATCAGTATCTTTGTTCTCTGTTTTCTCTAGAATGCTCCTTCCTATCAATTTTATATCTTTGCACACCAAGGGTGACACAACTTAGATTGCCAGTATTTCTGAAGTAAGACTAAAAATATGCATCTGATCGTGTTTTCTCCATATTTTTGTAGCTTTATTTTAGGATCCCAGACTACACGCTTACTGGATGTTATGCAGACCAGCATTCTGTTCAGGTCTTTTCATCAGGAAAACCAAAAATAAGTACATGTGAGTTCAAAATTATTGATTATTTAGTTGAAACAGCAAAGTGGAGTCATGAAGTACAAATAACTGGCTGAGTTTTAAAATTAGATTATTTTtgttgattttattaaatatgattttcaaAGTTAGTGAATTTCAGTGTAAAAGTCACTAAAGCAAAAACGTGTCTATcagcccttttttatttttttaaagtaccttTTTAATCAAATGATGTGACTGAGCCTGACAAGAATGTAAAAATTTAGTGACGTGGTAACTAGAAATATCATACCCGCTCTTACAGTAAATAGTGTAGTCTTTTTGACAAGATATGCCATTATGAACTACACTTGGAAAACTGAATTATGAACGCCATGTAGAATAGCTACTGTATTCTAGCTCCAACCTAAATTATGTCTGTTTTAAGACTTgtacctgatttaaaaaaaaaaaagggttataGAAGGAACAATATGCACGTGGCATAAGTGGATAATCTCTGTATTTTAAATATTCATAGGGCCCCCATTACcaaag
Proteins encoded in this region:
- the AP5M1 gene encoding AP-5 complex subunit mu-1 isoform X1, with amino-acid sequence MALRGVWLISYEQGACGAVLFSRHYPTVEKRAKAFNGASYVTVPEDSVFLKALLFELKLTDPDKNFVEYRDNCSRINKTSVYALPTGGGDLWPVLAFQKSGLIYVCLPLVEQSLKPRPPLISISGISQAFALLSGLLVFINSSQKNEAEMSAKVGQLPSLLMQACPLGTPLDTDLNGLLDNSHVSTNHMQKQPVWRISTYKGKPQVNVCITEKVKSMQYDKRDVADMWQVYGTVTCKCDLEGATSNVTVSLNLPANGSPLQDILVHPCVTSLDSAILTSCSVDVMDDSAFSGPYKLPFTPPPDLFNLCYYTSQVPVPPILGFYQLKEEELQLKLTVNLKLHESVKNAFEYCEARIPFFNRGPVAHLEYKVSYGQLDVSREKSLLVWVIGQKFPKSLEISLTGTVTFGSMSKEQPVDPICSGSTAYVKLYFRIPDYTLTGCYADQHSVQVFSSGKPKISTSRELISSDYYIWNSKAPAPVVYRTLFF
- the AP5M1 gene encoding AP-5 complex subunit mu-1 isoform X2, which translates into the protein MDPSQTHLEHYPTVEKRAKAFNGASYVTVPEDSVFLKALLFELKLTDPDKNFVEYRDNCSRINKTSVYALPTGGGDLWPVLAFQKSGLIYVCLPLVEQSLKPRPPLISISGISQAFALLSGLLVFINSSQKNEAEMSAKVGQLPSLLMQACPLGTPLDTDLNGLLDNSHVSTNHMQKQPVWRISTYKGKPQVNVCITEKVKSMQYDKRDVADMWQVYGTVTCKCDLEGATSNVTVSLNLPANGSPLQDILVHPCVTSLDSAILTSCSVDVMDDSAFSGPYKLPFTPPPDLFNLCYYTSQVPVPPILGFYQLKEEELQLKLTVNLKLHESVKNAFEYCEARIPFFNRGPVAHLEYKVSYGQLDVSREKSLLVWVIGQKFPKSLEISLTGTVTFGSMSKEQPVDPICSGSTAYVKLYFRIPDYTLTGCYADQHSVQVFSSGKPKISTSRELISSDYYIWNSKAPAPVVYRTLFF